From Canis lupus baileyi chromosome 16, mCanLup2.hap1, whole genome shotgun sequence, a single genomic window includes:
- the LOC140607003 gene encoding angiotensin-converting enzyme-like protein Ace3 isoform X2, whose amino-acid sequence MDLPWTFPTCSLLLWAALAMAQYQGHQSLGRFYNETVAKAFLQFYDQTAQIVWSQFMEATWNYVTNITKKNREEMLHKDSERSKHMLYFGTQARLFKTSRFQDPDVKRLLSKLLNIDKAALPQDELQEYNQLLAYMETTYSMAQVCLNEGPCMPLEPDLQEVMATSRDQKELLWAWQGWRDAVGRQLRITFERYVQLSNKAANLNGYKDMGALWRSKYESETLEDDLEQLYQELQPLYLNLHAYVRRALHRHYGPKIINPRGPIPAHLLGNMWAQSWVNILDLVLPFPKKPPEDITKIMKSQHWKPSKMFEEAEKFFTSLGMLSTPPSFWKNSMMERPADGREVECHASAWDFYNGRDFRIKKCTEVTVEDLLSIFHQMGHIQYFLQYRNLSVIFRAGANPAFEEAVGSVITLSASSHKHLLNRGLLSHQHQDSEEEVNFLMSVALEKIAFIPFSYLMDLFRWKVFDGTIQKNVYNQEWWNLRLKYQGLCPPIPRTEEDFDPGAKFHISASVPYLRYFLSLVLQFQFHESLCKASGHIGPLHRCDIYNSKKAGKLLEDVLKLGSSKPWPEVLQKITGQTQMSTKALMTYFKPLLNWLVTENVRQGEILGWPDFSCTFEEKDTEKVAFLNLELDPDQAKYGQWVLLALSFIMFLAALLLAYRLYFLEKKSLPQATNAPATEAQASGSRDTSAPETQPKAYFLGIAMDPRLVAKRQWILLSLCLILMLCSISLTIRVFMQHYKKPPWMRAEWWSWD is encoded by the exons ATGGACTTGCCATGGACCTTTCCTACTTGTTCTCTTCTGTTATGGGCAGCTCTTGCCATGGCTCAGTACCAAGGTCATCAGAGCTTAG GCAGGTTCTACAATGAGACCGTGGCAAAGGCGTTCCTGCAGTTTTATGACCAAACTGCCCAAATTGTGTGGAGCCAGTTCATGGAGGCCACCTGGAACTATGTCACCAACATCACCAAGAAAAATCGGGAGGAGATG CTGCACAAGGACTCAGAGAGATCCAAGCACATGCTGTACTTTGGCACCCAGGCCCGCCTGTTTAAGACCTCCAGGTTCCAGGACCCGGATGTGAAGCGCCTGCTGAGTAAGCTGCTGAACATAGACAAGGCGGCCCTGCCCCAGGACGAGCTCCAGGAG TACAATCAGCTTCTGGCCTACATGGAGACGACATACAGCATGGCCCAGGTGTGCCTGAATGAGGGACCCTGCATGCCCCTGGAGCCTG ACCTCCAAGAAGTCATGGCTACCTCCCGCGACCAGAAGGAGTTGCTGTGGGCCTGGCAGGGCTGGCGGGATGCTGTGGGTCGTCAGCTCCGTATCACCTTTGAGCGCTATGTGCAGCTCAGCAACAAGGCTGCTAACCTCAACG GTTACAAAGACATGGGGGCCTTGTGGCGGTCCAAGTATGAGTCTGAAACGCTAGAAGACGATCTGGAGCAGCTTTACCAGGAGCTGCAGCCACTCTACCTGAACCTCCACGCCTACGTGCGCCGGGCCTTACATCGCCACTACGGGCCCAAGATCATCAACCCAAGGGGGCCCATCCCTGCCCACCTTCTGG GGAACATGTGGGCTCAGTCCTGGGTCAACATCTTAGACCTGGTCCTGCCCTTCCCAAAGAAACCCCCTGAGGATATCACAAAGATCATGAAAAGCCAG CACTGGAAGCCCTCAAAAATGTTCGAAGAGGCTGAAAAGTTCTTCACCTCCCTGGGGATGCTTTCTACCCCTCCCAGCTTCTGGAAAAACTCGATGATGGAAAGGCCAGCCGACGGGCGGGAGGTGGAATGCCATGCCTCTGCCTGGGACTTTTACAATGGCAGGGACTTCAG GATAAAGAAGTGCACCGAGGTGACCGTAGAAGACCTGCTCTCCATCTTCCACCAGATGGGCCATATCCAGTACTTCCTGCAGTACAGGAACCTCTCTGTGATCTTCCGCGCAGGCGCCAACCCAGCCTTTGAAGAGGCCGTGGGGTCAGTGATCACCCTCTCAGCCTCCTCCCACAAGCACCTGCTCAACAGAGGCCTTCTCAGTCACCAGCACCAAGACTCAG AGGAGGAGGTCAATTTCCTGATGAGCGTTGCCCTGGAGAAGATTGCCTTCATCCCTTTCTCCTACCTGATGGACCTGTTCCGCTGGAAGGTCTTTGATGGCACCATCCAGAAGAATGTCTACAACCAGGAGTGGTGGAACCTCAG GTTGAAGTACCAGGGCCTGTGCCCCCCCATCCCTCGAACAGAGGAGGACTTTGATCCTGGTGCCAAGTTCCACATCTCTGCCAGTGTGCCCTACCTACG GTACTTCCTCAGCCTCGTGCTCCAGTTCCAGTTCCACGAGTCTTTGTGCAAGGCCTCAGGCCATATAGGGCCACTGCACCGGTGTGACATCTATAACTCCAAGAAGGCTGGGAAGCTCCTGGA GGATGTCCTAAAGCTGGGTTCAAGCAAGCCCTGGCCAGAAGTCCTGCAGAAGATAACTGGGCAGACCCAAATGTCTACAAAGGCCCTCATGACCTACTTCAAGCCCCTGCTGAACTGGCTGGTCACCGAGAATGTGCGGCAGGGGGAGATCTTGGGCTGGCCAGACTTCAGCTGTACCTTTGAAG aaaaagacacagagaaggtgGCATTTCTGAATCTAGAGCTGGACCCTGACCAGGCCAAATATGGGCAGTGGGTGCTGCTGGCTCTCAGCTTTATCATGTTCCTGGCAGCGCTACTGCTGGCCTACAGGCTATACTTCCTGGAAAAAAAGTCACTGCCTCAGGCAACCAATGCTCCGGCCACGGAAGCCCAGGCCAGCGGTTCCCGAGATACCAGCGCACCTGAGACACAGCCCAAGGCCTACTTCCTGGGCATAGCCATGGACCCCCGTCTAGTTGCCAAAAGACAGTGGATCCTGCTAAGCCTCTGCCTCATCCTGATGCTGTGCTCAATCAGCCTGACCATTCGGGTTTTCATGCAGCACTACAAGAAGCCTCCGTGGATGAGAGCTGAATGGTGGAGCTGGGACTAG
- the LOC140607003 gene encoding angiotensin-converting enzyme-like protein Ace3 isoform X1, whose translation MDLPWTFPTCSLLLWAALAMAQYQGHQSLGRFYNETVAKAFLQFYDQTAQIVWSQFMEATWNYVTNITKKNREEMLHKDSERSKHMLYFGTQARLFKTSRFQDPDVKRLLSKLLNIDKAALPQDELQEYNQLLAYMETTYSMAQVCLNEGPCMPLEPDLQEVMATSRDQKELLWAWQGWRDAVGRQLRITFERYVQLSNKAANLNGYKDMGALWRSKYESETLEDDLEQLYQELQPLYLNLHAYVRRALHRHYGPKIINPRGPIPAHLLGNMWAQSWVNILDLVLPFPKKPPEDITKIMKSQHWKPSKMFEEAEKFFTSLGMLSTPPSFWKNSMMERPADGREVECHASAWDFYNGRDFRIKKCTEVTVEDLLSIFHQMGHIQYFLQYRNLSVIFRAGANPAFEEAVGSVITLSASSHKHLLNRGLLSHQHQDSGDGNQEDRSRATKPEAAAPALWANLKGGRARSHPLTAPPSPEEEVNFLMSVALEKIAFIPFSYLMDLFRWKVFDGTIQKNVYNQEWWNLRLKYQGLCPPIPRTEEDFDPGAKFHISASVPYLRYFLSLVLQFQFHESLCKASGHIGPLHRCDIYNSKKAGKLLEDVLKLGSSKPWPEVLQKITGQTQMSTKALMTYFKPLLNWLVTENVRQGEILGWPDFSCTFEEKDTEKVAFLNLELDPDQAKYGQWVLLALSFIMFLAALLLAYRLYFLEKKSLPQATNAPATEAQASGSRDTSAPETQPKAYFLGIAMDPRLVAKRQWILLSLCLILMLCSISLTIRVFMQHYKKPPWMRAEWWSWD comes from the exons ATGGACTTGCCATGGACCTTTCCTACTTGTTCTCTTCTGTTATGGGCAGCTCTTGCCATGGCTCAGTACCAAGGTCATCAGAGCTTAG GCAGGTTCTACAATGAGACCGTGGCAAAGGCGTTCCTGCAGTTTTATGACCAAACTGCCCAAATTGTGTGGAGCCAGTTCATGGAGGCCACCTGGAACTATGTCACCAACATCACCAAGAAAAATCGGGAGGAGATG CTGCACAAGGACTCAGAGAGATCCAAGCACATGCTGTACTTTGGCACCCAGGCCCGCCTGTTTAAGACCTCCAGGTTCCAGGACCCGGATGTGAAGCGCCTGCTGAGTAAGCTGCTGAACATAGACAAGGCGGCCCTGCCCCAGGACGAGCTCCAGGAG TACAATCAGCTTCTGGCCTACATGGAGACGACATACAGCATGGCCCAGGTGTGCCTGAATGAGGGACCCTGCATGCCCCTGGAGCCTG ACCTCCAAGAAGTCATGGCTACCTCCCGCGACCAGAAGGAGTTGCTGTGGGCCTGGCAGGGCTGGCGGGATGCTGTGGGTCGTCAGCTCCGTATCACCTTTGAGCGCTATGTGCAGCTCAGCAACAAGGCTGCTAACCTCAACG GTTACAAAGACATGGGGGCCTTGTGGCGGTCCAAGTATGAGTCTGAAACGCTAGAAGACGATCTGGAGCAGCTTTACCAGGAGCTGCAGCCACTCTACCTGAACCTCCACGCCTACGTGCGCCGGGCCTTACATCGCCACTACGGGCCCAAGATCATCAACCCAAGGGGGCCCATCCCTGCCCACCTTCTGG GGAACATGTGGGCTCAGTCCTGGGTCAACATCTTAGACCTGGTCCTGCCCTTCCCAAAGAAACCCCCTGAGGATATCACAAAGATCATGAAAAGCCAG CACTGGAAGCCCTCAAAAATGTTCGAAGAGGCTGAAAAGTTCTTCACCTCCCTGGGGATGCTTTCTACCCCTCCCAGCTTCTGGAAAAACTCGATGATGGAAAGGCCAGCCGACGGGCGGGAGGTGGAATGCCATGCCTCTGCCTGGGACTTTTACAATGGCAGGGACTTCAG GATAAAGAAGTGCACCGAGGTGACCGTAGAAGACCTGCTCTCCATCTTCCACCAGATGGGCCATATCCAGTACTTCCTGCAGTACAGGAACCTCTCTGTGATCTTCCGCGCAGGCGCCAACCCAGCCTTTGAAGAGGCCGTGGGGTCAGTGATCACCCTCTCAGCCTCCTCCCACAAGCACCTGCTCAACAGAGGCCTTCTCAGTCACCAGCACCAAGACTCAGGTGACGGGAACCAAGAGGACCGTAGCAGGGCAACCAAGCCTGAGGCTGCAGCTCCGGCCCTCTGGGCAAACCTAAAGGGAGGGAGAGCCAGGAGCCACCCCCTGACTGCCCCACCTTCCCCAGAGGAGGAGGTCAATTTCCTGATGAGCGTTGCCCTGGAGAAGATTGCCTTCATCCCTTTCTCCTACCTGATGGACCTGTTCCGCTGGAAGGTCTTTGATGGCACCATCCAGAAGAATGTCTACAACCAGGAGTGGTGGAACCTCAG GTTGAAGTACCAGGGCCTGTGCCCCCCCATCCCTCGAACAGAGGAGGACTTTGATCCTGGTGCCAAGTTCCACATCTCTGCCAGTGTGCCCTACCTACG GTACTTCCTCAGCCTCGTGCTCCAGTTCCAGTTCCACGAGTCTTTGTGCAAGGCCTCAGGCCATATAGGGCCACTGCACCGGTGTGACATCTATAACTCCAAGAAGGCTGGGAAGCTCCTGGA GGATGTCCTAAAGCTGGGTTCAAGCAAGCCCTGGCCAGAAGTCCTGCAGAAGATAACTGGGCAGACCCAAATGTCTACAAAGGCCCTCATGACCTACTTCAAGCCCCTGCTGAACTGGCTGGTCACCGAGAATGTGCGGCAGGGGGAGATCTTGGGCTGGCCAGACTTCAGCTGTACCTTTGAAG aaaaagacacagagaaggtgGCATTTCTGAATCTAGAGCTGGACCCTGACCAGGCCAAATATGGGCAGTGGGTGCTGCTGGCTCTCAGCTTTATCATGTTCCTGGCAGCGCTACTGCTGGCCTACAGGCTATACTTCCTGGAAAAAAAGTCACTGCCTCAGGCAACCAATGCTCCGGCCACGGAAGCCCAGGCCAGCGGTTCCCGAGATACCAGCGCACCTGAGACACAGCCCAAGGCCTACTTCCTGGGCATAGCCATGGACCCCCGTCTAGTTGCCAAAAGACAGTGGATCCTGCTAAGCCTCTGCCTCATCCTGATGCTGTGCTCAATCAGCCTGACCATTCGGGTTTTCATGCAGCACTACAAGAAGCCTCCGTGGATGAGAGCTGAATGGTGGAGCTGGGACTAG